One window of Acanthochromis polyacanthus isolate Apoly-LR-REF ecotype Palm Island chromosome 19, KAUST_Apoly_ChrSc, whole genome shotgun sequence genomic DNA carries:
- the mrm1 gene encoding rRNA methyltransferase 1, mitochondrial — MWLLNFAHQHKLLRVWRLHTPASVSAVRFQVESYHFSAALRCPEDRRLNPGARRRLSVQHKPADRQERAAQSGAFKNETFQKRYQRRGDDCRVSAELRKLCLEDFPADKEMQRRQKSAPASKAEESEIVFGVAPCLLALTQGRRKAWKLFVKEGESSRRASVIKVCEEAHQKGVQVHRVSKKDLDKMSSGAVHQGVCLQASPLRYLTEDSANKGKDSSLPLWLVLERIQDPMNLGAILRSAYFLGVDRVVSSLRHSCPLSPVVSKASSGVMEVIGVYGYENLGDMLKMKAAQGWHVVGTVGPEAEVPVTKCSDFQMTKPTLLLMGGEGEGLSQELLSLCQTLLTIPAGRDLFPGIESLNVSVATGILLHSLLHSRRLSDDENQRYLLHHRHKRN, encoded by the coding sequence ATGTGGCTTTTAAATTTTGCACACCAGCACAAGTTGCTGCGTGTTTGGAGGCTGCACACACCTGCATCAGTTTCAGCTGTTCGCTTTCAGGTTGAGTCTTATCATTTCTCAGCTGCTCTGCGTTGCCCAGAGGATAGAAGATTGAACCCTGGAGCCAGGAGACGCCTCAGTGTCCAACACAAGCCTGCAGACAGACAAGAGAGGGCAGCTCAGAGTGGAGCCTTTAAAAATGAGACGTTCCAGAAGCGCTATCAGCGGCGAGGAGACGACTGCAGAGTGTCAGCTGAACTCAGGAAGCTGTGTCTGGAAGATTTCCCCGCGGACAAAGAGATGCAGCGGAGACAGAAGTCAGCGCCAGCCTCCAAAGCAGAAGAATCTGAGATAGTCTTTGGCGTTGCTCCTTGTCTGCTGGCGCTCACTCAGGGCAGACGGAAGGCCTGGAAGCTGTTTGTTAAAGAAGGGGAGTCCTCTCGAAGGGCTTCTGTGATAAAGGTGTGTGAGGAGGCTCATCAGAAAGGAGTGCAGGTTCATCGGGTCAGCAAGAAGGATCTGGACAAGATGTCTTCTGGAGCAGTGCATCAAGGGGTGTGTCTGCAGGCCAGTCCTCTGAGATACCTCACTGAGGACTCGGCAAACAAAGGAAAAGACTCCAGCCTCCCTCTGTGGCTCGTCCTGGAGAGGATACAGGACCCGATGAATCTCGGCGCCATCCTTCGCTCTGCCTACTTCCTTGGCGTGGACAGAGTGGTCAGCAGCCTTCGCCACAGCTGTCCTCTGTCTCCGGTGGTCAGCAAGGCCAGCTCAGGGGTCATGGAGGTGATCGGGGTGTACGGGTATGAAAACCTTGGAGATATGCTGAAGATGAAGGCGGCTCAGGGCTGGCATGTGGTTGGAACTGTGGGGCCTGAAGCAGAGGTTCCTGTCACCAAGTGTTCAGACTTCCAGATGACCAAACCCACGCTGTTGCTGATGGGAGGTGAAGGGGAAGGACTCTCCCAGGAGCTGCTGTCTCTGTGCCAAACTCTCCTCACCATCCCAGCTGGTAGAGACCTTTTCCCCGGCATCGAGTCCCTCAACGTCTCCGTGGCTACAGGAATCCTGCTCCACTCTCTGCTGCACTCCAGGAGGCTTTCAGATGATGAAAACCAAAGATATCTGCtccaccacagacacaaaaggaACTAA
- the chmp2a gene encoding charged multivesicular body protein 2a — protein sequence MDKLFGRRKTPEEMLRQNQRALNRAMRDLDRERSKLEQQEKKIIADIKKMAKQGQMDAVKIMAKDLVRTRRYVKKFIMMRANIQAVSLKIQTLKSNNSMAQAMKGVTKAMATMNRQLKLPQIQKIMMEFEKQSEIMEMKEEMMNDAIDDAMGDEDDEEESDAIVSQVLDELGLNLSDELSGLPSTGGSLSVAAGKKAEPQAALADADADLEQRLNNLRRD from the exons ATGGACAAATTATTCGGTAGAAGAAAGACTCCAGAGGAGATGCTGAGGCAGAACCAGAGGGCGCTCAACCGGGCCATGAGAGATCTGGACCGAGAGCGCTCAAAGCTGgagcagcaggagaagaagaTCATCGCTGACATCAAGAAAATGGCCAAACAGGGACAAATG GACGCTGTGAAGATCATGGCCAAGGATTTGGTCCGCACGAGGCGCTACGTCAAGAAGTTCATCATGATGAGAGCCAACATTCAGGCCGTCAGTCTAAAGATCCAGACGCTCAAATCCAACAACAGCATGGCGCAGGCTATGAAAGGAGTCACCAAAGCTATGGCCACCATGAACAGACAG CTGAAACTGCCTCAGATTCAGAAGATCATGATGGAGTTTGAGAAACAGAGTGAAATCATGGAAATGAAGGAAGAGATGATGAATGACGCCATCGACGACGCCATGGGAGAcgaagatgatgaggaggagag TGACGCCATCGTCTCCCAAGTGCTGGACGAGCTGGGTCTGAATCTGTCCGACGAGCTCTCAG GTCTTCCGAGCACCGGAGGAAGCCTGTCGGTGGCCGCGGGAAAGAAGGCGGAGCCCCAAGCCGCTCTGGCCGACGCCGACGCCGACCTGGAGCAGCGCCTGAACAACCTCCGAAGAGACTGA